In a single window of the Flavivirga spongiicola genome:
- a CDS encoding gliding motility lipoprotein GldH — MQQNSVLLFLLISSLVFVSCDSNRVFDTYKSVPNKWHKDSIISFKVSPPDSTNAYNLFVNLRNTSDYKYNNLFLIVEMNFPHGKTIKDTLEYRMADPSGKLLGTGFTGVKENKLWYKEQVVFKEKGDYTVKIQQAMRENGKVNGVIELEGITDIGFRIEKPEKN; from the coding sequence ATGCAGCAAAATAGTGTATTATTATTTCTTTTAATTTCTTCTTTAGTATTTGTGTCTTGCGATTCTAATCGCGTTTTCGATACCTATAAATCGGTTCCTAATAAATGGCATAAAGATTCTATAATTAGCTTTAAAGTTAGTCCTCCGGATTCTACGAATGCGTACAATCTATTTGTTAACTTAAGAAATACAAGTGATTATAAATACAACAACTTGTTTTTAATTGTTGAAATGAATTTTCCACATGGTAAAACGATTAAAGACACATTGGAGTATAGAATGGCAGACCCTAGTGGAAAACTTTTAGGTACTGGTTTTACGGGAGTTAAAGAAAATAAGCTTTGGTATAAAGAACAAGTCGTTTTTAAAGAAAAAGGAGATTATACGGTTAAGATACAACAAGCTATGCGAGAAAACGGAAAAGTTAATGGCGTTATAGAACTTGAGGGTATTACAGACATTGGTTTTAGAATTGAAAAACCAGAAAAGAATTAA
- a CDS encoding PSP1 domain-containing protein: MACASCSTKDGQPKGCKNNGTCGTDSCNKLTVFDWLANMSLPNGEKPFNWVEVRYKNGRKEYYKNTENLTLGIGDIVATQAKAGHDIGMITLAGELVRVQMKRKNISDNEDEALKVYRKASQKDIDIWSSARDKEEPMKVRARQFAIDLKLQMKISDIEFQGDASKATFYYTAEERVDFRELIKVFAREFRTRIEMKQVGFRQEASRLGGIGSCGRELCCSTWLTDFRSVSTSAARYQQLSLNPQKLAGQCGKLKCCLNYELDTYLDALKSFPKTDAKLHTEKGTAVCQKTDIFKGHMWYAYEGEWNHWHKITTRQANEIIELNKKNEKIASLEEYASELVEDTKAEFENVVGQDSLTRFDSPKSNNKRKNNKRRNNKNNRNNKKKRKPQNNKNAAK, translated from the coding sequence ATGGCTTGCGCAAGCTGCTCAACTAAAGATGGCCAACCTAAAGGCTGTAAAAATAATGGTACTTGTGGTACAGATAGTTGTAATAAGTTAACTGTTTTCGATTGGTTAGCAAACATGTCATTACCTAATGGTGAAAAACCATTTAATTGGGTTGAGGTACGTTATAAAAATGGTAGAAAAGAGTATTACAAGAATACAGAAAACTTAACACTTGGCATTGGAGATATTGTAGCTACACAGGCAAAAGCGGGTCATGATATTGGTATGATTACTCTTGCAGGAGAACTTGTACGCGTTCAGATGAAACGTAAAAATATATCAGATAATGAAGACGAGGCTTTAAAAGTTTACCGAAAAGCAAGCCAAAAGGATATTGATATTTGGTCGTCAGCCCGAGATAAGGAAGAGCCTATGAAGGTAAGGGCGCGTCAGTTTGCAATCGATTTGAAATTGCAAATGAAAATTTCAGATATCGAGTTTCAGGGAGATGCCAGCAAAGCTACTTTTTACTATACAGCCGAAGAGCGTGTTGATTTTAGAGAGCTTATAAAAGTTTTTGCTCGCGAGTTTAGAACGCGCATAGAAATGAAGCAAGTTGGGTTTCGCCAAGAAGCTTCAAGGTTAGGGGGCATAGGGTCGTGTGGTCGTGAGCTATGCTGCTCAACATGGTTAACGGATTTCCGATCAGTAAGTACATCGGCAGCAAGATACCAACAGCTATCATTAAACCCTCAAAAATTAGCAGGACAATGTGGTAAATTAAAGTGCTGTTTAAATTATGAGCTTGATACGTATCTTGATGCCTTAAAAAGTTTCCCTAAAACAGACGCAAAATTACATACAGAAAAAGGCACTGCAGTATGTCAAAAAACGGATATTTTTAAAGGACACATGTGGTATGCCTATGAAGGAGAATGGAATCATTGGCATAAAATAACAACAAGACAAGCCAATGAAATTATCGAATTAAACAAGAAAAATGAAAAAATAGCTAGCCTTGAAGAATACGCTTCAGAATTGGTAGAAGATACTAAAGCTGAGTTTGAAAACGTTGTAGGTCAAGATAGTTTAACGCGTTTCGATAGTCCAAAATCGAATAATAAACGTAAAAATAATAAGAGAAGAAACAATAAAAACAATAGGAACAATAAAAAGAAAAGAAAACCTCAAAACAATAAAAATGCAGCAAAATAG
- a CDS encoding penicillin-binding protein 1A: MAKKNQAITTQGFSKYIRWFWIVFIGGVFLVILIFLLASWGAFGKMPDHTQLENPKTHLATEIISSDGKTLGKFYLDDNRTPVSYDELPQNLIDALIATEDVRFKEHSGIDPRGTLRAFFFLGKKGGASTISQQLARQLFVGVRSKGWDKYTQKIKEWVISIRLERQYTKEEIIAQYFNIYDFLNSADGIRSAARIYFGKEPKDLDLKESAMLVGMFKNSSLFNPIIRPELTRNRRNVVLAQMYKYEYITEKVKDSLQKTELDLNFSPESHRDGIATYFREYLRGFMKNWVKKNPKPDGTKYNINKDGLKIYTTVDSRMQQYAEEAVQQHMSRLQAEFFNQNTPKRNPTAPFLELDKKEIDALMKRSMKQSERWRILKKAGKSDTEIEASFDKPTKMTVFKWENGKPSEMDTIMKPMDSMRYYKSFLKPGMMSMDPLTGHVKAWVGGMNYRHFQYDMVKQGKRQVGSTFKPFVYATAIDQLHYSPCDKFPDTPFCIEKDKHGNSKKWCPDNSNGSNDYGGARTLKNALANSVNTITARLIDKVGPQPVVDLVKTLGIESDIPAVPSIALGVSEISVYEMVGAYATFANKGVYTKPVMVTTIADKNGTILYQFKPERRDVLSEETAYVAVKLMEGVTEGGSGSRLKHTSAASKPVYKKIVTGYPYGFKNPIAGKTGTTQNQSDGWFMGMVPNLVTGIWVGAENRAVHFRSGTYGSGASMALPIWGLYMKSCYADETLNISKEPFEEPVNLSINVDCSEVSKAIDDTPEDLDGF, from the coding sequence ATGGCAAAAAAAAATCAAGCAATAACAACTCAGGGTTTTTCAAAATATATCCGTTGGTTTTGGATTGTATTTATCGGAGGCGTATTTCTGGTAATTCTTATTTTTTTATTAGCTTCATGGGGTGCTTTTGGTAAAATGCCGGATCACACACAATTAGAGAACCCTAAAACGCATCTGGCAACCGAAATCATTTCTTCTGATGGAAAAACCTTAGGCAAATTCTACCTAGATGATAATAGAACGCCTGTTAGTTATGACGAGTTGCCACAAAATTTAATAGATGCGTTGATTGCGACAGAAGATGTACGATTTAAAGAGCATTCCGGTATAGATCCAAGGGGAACTTTAAGAGCGTTTTTCTTTTTAGGAAAAAAAGGAGGGGCTAGTACTATTTCCCAACAATTAGCACGCCAATTATTTGTTGGAGTTAGATCCAAAGGATGGGATAAATATACTCAAAAGATAAAAGAATGGGTTATCTCTATACGATTAGAACGTCAATATACCAAAGAAGAAATTATAGCTCAGTACTTTAATATTTATGACTTTTTAAATAGTGCTGATGGAATTAGAAGTGCAGCACGTATTTATTTTGGTAAAGAACCCAAAGATTTAGATTTAAAAGAATCAGCCATGTTAGTGGGGATGTTTAAAAACTCATCTTTATTTAACCCAATAATACGTCCTGAGTTAACAAGAAATAGACGTAATGTAGTGTTAGCACAAATGTATAAGTATGAATATATTACTGAAAAAGTTAAGGATTCATTGCAAAAAACAGAATTAGATTTAAATTTTTCCCCTGAGTCTCATCGAGATGGAATCGCTACTTATTTTCGAGAGTATTTACGAGGCTTTATGAAAAATTGGGTTAAGAAAAACCCAAAACCAGATGGTACAAAGTATAACATTAATAAAGACGGATTAAAAATTTATACCACCGTAGATTCGCGTATGCAACAATATGCGGAAGAAGCAGTACAGCAACATATGTCTAGGTTGCAAGCTGAGTTTTTTAACCAAAATACTCCTAAACGTAATCCGACAGCACCATTTTTAGAACTGGATAAAAAAGAAATTGATGCTTTAATGAAACGTTCCATGAAGCAAAGTGAGCGATGGCGAATATTAAAAAAAGCAGGTAAATCCGATACCGAGATTGAAGCATCATTTGATAAGCCAACCAAAATGACTGTTTTTAAATGGGAAAATGGTAAGCCTTCTGAGATGGATACTATTATGAAACCTATGGATTCTATGCGATACTATAAATCGTTTTTAAAACCAGGAATGATGTCTATGGATCCATTAACTGGTCACGTAAAAGCATGGGTAGGTGGTATGAATTACAGACATTTTCAGTACGATATGGTAAAACAAGGAAAACGACAAGTAGGCTCTACATTTAAGCCTTTTGTTTATGCAACAGCAATAGATCAGCTGCATTATTCGCCTTGTGATAAATTTCCAGATACACCATTTTGTATAGAAAAAGATAAACATGGAAACTCAAAAAAATGGTGTCCTGATAACTCTAATGGGAGCAATGATTATGGTGGTGCCAGAACGTTAAAGAATGCTTTAGCAAATTCTGTAAATACGATAACAGCAAGGTTAATTGATAAAGTGGGACCGCAACCTGTTGTAGATTTAGTTAAAACCTTGGGAATTGAATCTGATATACCCGCAGTACCATCTATAGCTTTAGGAGTTTCAGAAATAAGTGTCTACGAAATGGTAGGTGCGTATGCTACGTTTGCCAACAAAGGAGTTTATACAAAACCTGTCATGGTAACTACCATTGCAGATAAAAACGGCACTATTTTATATCAATTTAAACCAGAAAGACGTGATGTTTTAAGTGAGGAAACAGCTTATGTAGCAGTAAAACTTATGGAAGGTGTTACAGAAGGTGGTTCCGGATCAAGGTTAAAACATACTTCTGCAGCCAGTAAACCAGTGTATAAAAAAATAGTTACTGGTTACCCTTACGGGTTTAAAAACCCTATTGCAGGAAAGACAGGAACGACTCAAAATCAAAGTGATGGTTGGTTTATGGGTATGGTACCTAATTTAGTGACAGGTATTTGGGTAGGTGCAGAAAATAGAGCGGTACACTTTAGATCCGGAACTTATGGATCAGGTGCTTCTATGGCATTACCTATTTGGGGACTATATATGAAAAGTTGTTATGCAGATGAAACATTAAATATCTCTAAAGAGCCATTTGAAGAACCGGTAAACTTATCTATAAACGTAGATTGCTCTGAAGTTTCTAAGGCTATTGATGATACCCCTGAAGATTTAGATGGATTTTAA
- a CDS encoding ferredoxin, with translation MVVITLQRNKCIGCNYCVELAPDQFQMSKKDGKSVLLHSKDKKGFFTVKSNDDIIFDACDKASKACPVNIISVKNI, from the coding sequence ATGGTAGTTATTACATTACAACGTAATAAGTGTATAGGCTGCAATTACTGTGTGGAGTTAGCTCCTGATCAATTTCAAATGTCCAAGAAAGATGGCAAGTCGGTTCTTTTACATTCAAAAGATAAAAAAGGGTTCTTTACCGTAAAGTCTAATGACGATATTATTTTTGATGCATGTGATAAAGCATCTAAAGCATGTCCTGTAAACATAATTAGTGTAAAGAATATTTAA
- a CDS encoding RNA polymerase sigma factor codes for MSLSQLIESCKIDDTKAQGELYKLFSSKLFSVCLKYSRNRTEAEDNLQDAFLTIFKKIGQYKSKGSFEGWLKRITINTVLQRYRNEKVFDIINENIIEDVELEVDEDTVSIDYLLQIIQELPDRYRLVFNLYVLDGYSHKDIAGMLDINIGTSKSNLARARQSLKETIENYKTIQSLQSL; via the coding sequence TTGAGTTTAAGCCAACTCATAGAAAGTTGTAAAATTGATGATACTAAAGCACAAGGAGAATTATATAAGCTCTTTTCGAGCAAGCTCTTCTCTGTATGCTTAAAGTATTCGCGAAACCGTACCGAAGCAGAAGATAATCTGCAAGATGCGTTTTTAACAATTTTCAAAAAAATTGGACAGTATAAGAGTAAGGGTTCTTTTGAAGGTTGGTTAAAACGCATTACTATAAATACGGTATTGCAACGATACAGAAACGAAAAGGTTTTTGATATTATAAATGAAAATATAATTGAAGATGTTGAATTAGAAGTTGATGAAGATACTGTATCCATCGATTATCTTTTACAAATTATTCAAGAATTACCGGACAGGTACAGATTGGTTTTTAACTTGTATGTATTGGATGGTTATTCACATAAAGATATAGCAGGGATGCTGGATATAAATATAGGGACTTCAAAATCTAATTTGGCTCGTGCCAGACAAAGTTTGAAGGAAACTATTGAAAATTACAAGACAATACAAAGTTTACAATCATTATAA
- the trhO gene encoding oxygen-dependent tRNA uridine(34) hydroxylase TrhO: MQLYNKLSAKERAELIDKTGKNRLTLSFYQYAKIGNPQIFRDHLFITWNALDVLGRIYVAHEGINGQLSLPADRFNEFKTHLDTISFLKDIRLNIAVEQDNKSFLKLKVKVRSKIVADGLNDDTFDVTNKGVHVGAEQFNNLIEDEKTVLVDMRNHYESEIGHFKNAVTPDVDTFRESLDIIEDDLKAHKEDKNLVMYCTGGIRCEKASAYFRHKGFKNVYQLEGGIIEYTRQIKEENLENKFLGQNFVFDDRRAERISEDVIANCHQCGNPFDVHTNCANAACHLLFIQCDSCKEAMENCCSTECMEINRLPFEEQKKLRKGQGNSNDIFKKGRSEALKFK, from the coding sequence ATGCAACTGTACAATAAACTAAGCGCAAAAGAAAGAGCCGAATTAATTGATAAAACTGGAAAAAATCGATTAACACTTTCTTTTTACCAATATGCCAAAATTGGCAATCCACAAATTTTTAGAGATCATTTGTTTATCACTTGGAACGCATTAGATGTTTTAGGTAGAATCTATGTCGCTCACGAAGGAATTAATGGTCAACTATCATTACCTGCCGACCGTTTTAATGAATTTAAAACACATTTAGATACGATTTCATTTTTAAAAGATATCCGATTAAATATAGCGGTAGAACAAGATAATAAATCGTTTTTAAAGCTAAAAGTAAAGGTGCGTAGCAAAATTGTTGCGGATGGTTTAAATGACGATACATTTGATGTTACCAATAAAGGCGTTCATGTAGGAGCAGAACAGTTTAATAATCTTATAGAAGACGAAAAAACGGTTTTGGTAGATATGCGTAACCATTACGAAAGTGAGATCGGGCATTTTAAAAATGCCGTAACACCGGATGTAGATACCTTTAGAGAATCTTTAGATATTATTGAAGACGATTTAAAGGCCCACAAGGAAGATAAAAACCTCGTTATGTATTGCACAGGAGGCATTCGTTGTGAAAAGGCAAGTGCCTATTTTAGGCATAAAGGCTTTAAAAATGTGTATCAATTAGAAGGTGGTATTATTGAGTATACCAGACAAATAAAAGAAGAAAATCTGGAAAATAAATTTTTGGGACAAAATTTTGTGTTTGACGATCGAAGAGCAGAACGTATTAGTGAAGACGTGATCGCTAATTGCCACCAATGTGGAAATCCATTTGATGTGCATACTAATTGTGCAAATGCTGCTTGTCATTTACTATTTATTCAATGCGATTCTTGTAAAGAAGCTATGGAAAATTGCTGTTCTACTGAATGTATGGAAATAAATAGACTGCCTTTTGAAGAACAAAAGAAACTGCGCAAAGGACAAGGAAACAGTAACGATATTTTCAAAAAAGGAAGGTCTGAAGCTTTAAAATTCAAATAA
- the recA gene encoding recombinase RecA: protein MSSEKEAKLKALKLTLDKLDKAYGKGTVMKMSDAAVQDVEAISSGSLGLDIALGVGGYPRGRVIEIYGPESSGKTTLTLHAIAEAQKAGGIAAFIDAEHAFDRFYAEKLGVDIDNLIISQPDNGEQALEITDNLIRSGAIDIVVIDSVAALTPKSEIEGEMGDSKMGLHARLMSQALRKLTASISKTNCTVIFINQLREKIGVMFGNPETTTGGNALKFYASVRLDIRRSTQIKETDGTVAGNKTRVKVVKNKVAPPFKMAEFDIMYGEGVSKVGEILDLAVEHEIVKKSGSWFSYDDTKLGQGRDAVKALIKDNPELMDELEGKVRKLVAE from the coding sequence ATGAGCAGCGAAAAAGAAGCTAAATTAAAGGCACTTAAACTTACCCTAGATAAATTAGATAAAGCATACGGAAAGGGAACCGTAATGAAAATGAGCGATGCAGCAGTACAGGATGTAGAAGCTATTTCATCAGGTTCTTTAGGTTTAGACATTGCTTTAGGCGTTGGTGGTTATCCACGTGGGCGTGTTATAGAAATTTATGGTCCGGAATCCTCTGGAAAAACCACACTTACTTTACATGCTATTGCTGAAGCTCAAAAAGCTGGTGGTATTGCTGCTTTTATAGATGCTGAGCATGCTTTTGATAGGTTTTATGCCGAAAAACTTGGGGTAGATATTGATAACTTAATTATATCTCAACCAGATAATGGAGAACAAGCACTTGAGATTACCGATAATTTAATTCGCTCAGGAGCTATTGATATTGTGGTTATTGATTCTGTGGCAGCATTAACACCTAAAAGTGAAATTGAAGGTGAAATGGGAGACTCCAAAATGGGTTTACATGCTCGTTTAATGTCTCAAGCTTTAAGAAAACTTACTGCATCTATTAGTAAAACCAATTGTACCGTTATATTCATTAACCAATTACGTGAAAAAATTGGTGTTATGTTTGGTAACCCTGAAACAACAACAGGTGGAAATGCTTTAAAATTCTACGCTTCTGTTAGATTAGATATAAGACGTTCTACTCAAATCAAAGAAACCGATGGGACAGTCGCAGGGAACAAAACCCGAGTAAAAGTGGTTAAAAATAAAGTAGCCCCTCCTTTTAAAATGGCAGAATTTGATATTATGTATGGAGAAGGAGTTTCTAAAGTAGGTGAAATATTAGATCTTGCTGTTGAGCATGAAATTGTAAAGAAAAGTGGTTCCTGGTTTAGTTACGATGATACCAAACTAGGGCAAGGGCGGGATGCTGTAAAAGCGCTCATTAAAGACAACCCCGAGCTGATGGACGAACTCGAAGGAAAAGTTAGAAAACTTGTAGCAGAATAG
- a CDS encoding peptidase U32 family protein: MQQIELMAPAGNFESLQAALDNGADSIYFGVEQLNMRARASINFTLDDLPEISKRCKAKNVRTYLTLNTIIYDHDLSIVKTLVNKAKEADITAVIAMDQAVIACAREIGLEVHISTQINITNIETVKFYALFADTMVLSRELSLRQIKKITEAIEKEQIKGPSGKLIEIEVFGHGALCMAVSGKCYMSLHSQNSSANRGACKQNCRKKYTVIDQETGFEMALDNEYIMSPKDLCTIDILDQVAESGIKVLKIEGRGRAPEYVARVIKCYRDAIDSLENKTYNKEKVVSWMQALEKVYNRGFWNGYYLGQKLGEWSKGSGSHATQKKVYIGKGVHFYTKAKIGEFKIDAYDISIGDTILITGPTTGAREMEVNEMLVNDEKLTAGSKGDTITIPLDFRIRPSDKLYKIVENKVEA; this comes from the coding sequence ATGCAACAAATAGAATTAATGGCTCCTGCAGGAAATTTTGAATCGCTTCAAGCAGCTTTAGATAATGGAGCGGACTCTATATATTTTGGTGTTGAACAGTTAAATATGAGAGCCAGGGCATCTATAAACTTCACTTTGGATGATTTACCTGAAATATCAAAGCGATGTAAAGCAAAAAATGTAAGAACGTATTTAACATTAAATACCATTATTTACGATCATGATTTATCCATTGTAAAAACATTGGTAAATAAGGCAAAAGAAGCAGATATAACCGCTGTAATAGCCATGGATCAAGCTGTAATAGCTTGTGCCCGGGAAATTGGTTTAGAAGTGCATATCTCAACACAAATTAATATTACCAATATTGAAACGGTTAAGTTTTATGCACTCTTTGCAGATACGATGGTATTAAGTAGAGAATTAAGTTTACGCCAGATAAAAAAAATAACCGAAGCCATTGAAAAAGAACAAATAAAGGGTCCTTCAGGTAAACTAATTGAAATTGAGGTATTTGGACACGGTGCTCTTTGTATGGCTGTTTCAGGCAAGTGTTATATGAGTTTACATTCTCAAAATTCATCAGCAAATAGAGGTGCTTGCAAACAAAATTGCAGAAAAAAATATACTGTTATCGATCAGGAAACTGGTTTTGAAATGGCATTGGATAATGAATATATCATGTCTCCTAAAGACTTATGTACCATAGATATTTTAGACCAAGTAGCAGAATCTGGCATTAAAGTATTAAAAATTGAAGGGCGAGGCAGAGCTCCGGAATATGTTGCCAGAGTTATAAAGTGTTATAGAGATGCCATTGATAGTCTTGAGAATAAAACCTATAATAAAGAAAAGGTTGTTTCCTGGATGCAAGCATTAGAAAAGGTGTATAACCGCGGATTTTGGAATGGTTATTATTTAGGACAGAAATTAGGAGAATGGAGTAAGGGGTCAGGGTCTCATGCTACGCAAAAAAAGGTATATATTGGTAAAGGTGTACACTTTTATACGAAGGCTAAAATAGGTGAGTTTAAAATTGACGCTTATGACATTTCTATCGGAGATACCATTTTAATAACAGGGCCTACAACAGGAGCAAGAGAAATGGAAGTCAATGAGATGTTAGTAAACGATGAAAAACTAACAGCAGGCTCCAAAGGTGATACGATAACCATACCATTAGATTTTAGAATAAGACCCTCAGATAAATTATATAAAATTGTGGAGAATAAAGTAGAGGCCTAA
- a CDS encoding penicillin-binding protein 1A, translated as MAKKKQETTTQNFSKYIRWFWMLFLGGILSVLLIFLFTSIFGDLPDHTVLENPKTHLATEIISSDGKTLGKFYLNDNRTPVGYNELPQNLIDALIATEDARFHDHAGIDARGTLRAIVMLGSGGGASTISQQLAKQLFTGVASRSTIGRITQKVKEWIIAIRLERQYTKEEIIAQYFNIYDFGNNADGIRSAAAIYFDKEPGELDLKESAMLVGMFKNSSLYNPRRNPVGVKNRRNVVLHQLENYDYINEAVKDSLQKRELDLRYTPQSHRDGIATYFRGYLDGFMKDWIKKNPKPDGTKYNLYNDGLKIYTTIDSRMQRYAEAAVQQHMPRLQAEFFNQNTPKRNPTAPFLELDRKEIKALMNRSMRQGERWRILKKAGKSDKEIEASFHEPTKMTVFEWKEGKASEVDTIMKPIDSMRYYKSFLKPGMMSMDPLTGHVKAWVGGMNYRHFQYDMVKQGKRQIGSTFKPLVYTAAIDQLHYSPCDEFPDTPFCIEKEKYGNPEEWCPKNSGGEDDYGGTRTLKNALANSVNTITARLIDKVGPQPVVDLAKKLGIESEIPAVPSIALGTPDISVYEMVGAYAAFANKGVYTKPVMVTTIEDKNGTILYQFKPVTRDVLSEETAYVTVKLMEGVTQGGSGTRLRHTYAASRSDYKEIITGYPYGFTNPIAGKTGTTQNQSDGWFMGMVPNLVTGVWVGAEDRATHFRTITYGQGAAMALPIWGLYMKSCYADKTLNISKEAFEEPVNLSINVDCSKASKAIDDDQGDEIPDDLGGF; from the coding sequence ATGGCAAAAAAAAAGCAAGAAACAACAACTCAAAATTTTTCAAAATACATCCGTTGGTTTTGGATGTTATTTTTAGGAGGGATACTTTCAGTATTGCTTATATTTTTATTCACATCTATTTTTGGGGATTTACCAGATCACACCGTATTAGAAAATCCCAAAACCCATTTAGCAACTGAAATTATTTCATCTGATGGAAAAACCTTAGGCAAATTTTATTTAAATGATAATAGGACGCCAGTTGGTTATAATGAGCTGCCACAAAATTTAATAGATGCATTAATTGCTACAGAAGATGCGCGTTTTCATGATCATGCCGGTATAGATGCCAGAGGAACACTTAGAGCCATTGTTATGTTAGGCTCAGGTGGAGGAGCCAGTACCATATCGCAACAACTGGCAAAACAATTATTTACCGGTGTAGCATCTCGAAGCACCATAGGAAGGATTACTCAAAAAGTAAAAGAGTGGATTATAGCCATTCGTTTAGAACGCCAATATACCAAAGAAGAAATTATAGCTCAATATTTTAATATTTATGATTTTGGTAACAATGCGGATGGTATTCGTAGTGCGGCTGCCATTTATTTTGATAAAGAGCCAGGTGAATTAGATTTGAAAGAATCTGCTATGTTGGTTGGAATGTTTAAAAATTCTTCATTGTATAATCCAAGAAGAAACCCTGTAGGCGTTAAAAACAGACGTAATGTTGTTTTGCATCAACTGGAAAACTACGATTATATTAATGAAGCTGTCAAAGATTCACTTCAAAAAAGAGAGCTAGATTTACGTTATACGCCACAATCACACCGTGATGGTATTGCTACCTATTTTAGAGGCTATTTAGATGGTTTTATGAAAGATTGGATTAAGAAAAACCCAAAACCAGATGGTACTAAATACAATTTATACAATGATGGTTTAAAAATTTATACGACTATCGATTCTCGTATGCAGCGATACGCAGAAGCAGCCGTGCAACAGCATATGCCTAGGTTACAAGCTGAGTTTTTTAATCAAAACACACCCAAAAGGAACCCAACGGCACCGTTTTTAGAGTTGGACAGAAAAGAAATAAAAGCTTTAATGAACCGTTCCATGAGGCAAGGTGAGCGATGGAGAATACTAAAGAAGGCTGGAAAGTCTGATAAAGAGATTGAGGCGTCTTTTCATGAGCCAACCAAAATGACTGTTTTTGAATGGAAAGAAGGTAAAGCTTCAGAGGTAGATACTATTATGAAACCTATAGATTCCATGCGATATTATAAATCGTTTTTAAAACCAGGTATGATGTCTATGGATCCTTTAACGGGTCACGTAAAAGCATGGGTAGGCGGTATGAACTACAGACATTTTCAGTACGACATGGTAAAACAAGGAAAGCGTCAAATAGGCTCTACATTTAAACCTCTTGTTTACACAGCAGCAATTGATCAATTACACTATTCACCTTGTGATGAATTTCCGGATACTCCTTTTTGTATAGAAAAAGAAAAATATGGTAATCCAGAAGAGTGGTGTCCAAAAAACTCTGGTGGTGAAGATGATTATGGAGGCACCAGAACTTTAAAAAATGCTTTAGCAAATTCTGTAAATACCATAACAGCCAGATTGATTGATAAAGTGGGACCGCAACCTGTGGTGGATTTAGCAAAGAAATTGGGCATTGAGTCTGAAATACCTGCAGTGCCATCGATTGCTTTAGGGACTCCGGATATAAGTGTCTACGAAATGGTTGGTGCATATGCTGCATTTGCTAACAAAGGTGTATATACAAAACCCGTAATGGTTACTACTATAGAAGATAAAAATGGAACTATTTTATATCAATTTAAACCAGTAACGCGTGATGTTTTAAGCGAAGAAACCGCTTATGTCACAGTAAAACTTATGGAAGGTGTTACACAAGGTGGTTCTGGAACAAGGTTAAGACATACCTACGCAGCTAGCAGATCAGACTATAAAGAAATCATTACAGGTTATCCTTATGGGTTTACTAATCCTATAGCAGGAAAGACAGGGACGACTCAAAATCAAAGTGATGGTTGGTTTATGGGTATGGTGCCTAATTTAGTTACTGGTGTTTGGGTAGGAGCAGAAGATAGAGCTACACATTTTAGAACCATAACTTATGGACAAGGCGCTGCTATGGCATTACCAATCTGGGGGTTGTACATGAAAAGCTGTTATGCTGATAAAACATTAAATATTTCTAAAGAAGCATTTGAAGAACCGGTAAACTTATCTATAAACGTAGATTGTTCTAAAGCCTCAAAGGCTATAGATGATGATCAAGGTGATGAAATTCCTGATGATTTAGGTGGTTTTTAA